Proteins encoded within one genomic window of Nomia melanderi isolate GNS246 chromosome 8, iyNomMela1, whole genome shotgun sequence:
- the LOC116423961 gene encoding protein FAM161A, giving the protein MTEHRGTSFYNSCVKVPVDPCSRQPTPSYERPRLAKNCKDDYVNKTDFVTDNQIISDSGASSPREIVDNFIEFLESIPDYGQVHHLSNEQFKQKVDYLKRKQKLLLKNLENSLADDEEVNMSGLSISKYNQRSKTEHKNGTNDLKLDGKKCYLEEFRISSPMPYPSDKFVYLLEDEDFLENRYKQRDKESKTICNEKLHLADNYWGAWYESKSKDKLESDTDSIETRSLPASTSKEWHPTVPKPFSFTLREEAEKYMEQVETEDAQRKSFRNNNKSPCKKRRIRPVPLTSKIPLYDKLLAEKEERSRIVREESAINLMSQVRPFRLECDRRARRCLVRSSPEIRSKSVNVYTKFKAKPVPKNLFSTEIYDRMLEDEYYRHLQKRVRAAELMKSSCLPPSMARRERVKSACTRLRDTNKSCNENLGSRSSLQLSNVTSPSMERCRSAMSLLPARGNNLAAILRCQVSREKLEREIKEKMEEKRREQAIRMRESFIGRNPVWRALRSAARHDHQRDLNIRTSLRRDEAREQSERHRLQMEMMLDRVTQIPTLFERHSQTYQTLIEPQQKDSSKLLQRKKKRKQRQKSRSIDCYADYENICRPDSGSVTSSSGTLLSVSQSSKSSEASTSHVSDKSTAKSQCSFSKKKGDRGQLKVSINETAELIDDEKDDLHSEQRYSNGKDGNTVHSDKHIDNMNSSRC; this is encoded by the exons ATGACAGAACACAGAGGAACATCATTTTACAATTCTTGTGTAAAAGTTCCAGTGGACCCTTGCAGTAGGCAACCAACACCTTCCTATGAACGTCCTAGGCTTGCAAAAAATTGCAAAGATGATTATGTTAATAAGACAGACTTTGTAACAGACAATCAAATTATTAGCGATTCAGGAGCATCAAGCCCCAGAGAAATTGTAgacaattttatagaatttttagaaAGTATCCCAGATTATGGTCAAGTTCATCACTTGTCAAATGAACAGTTTAAACAAAAGGTGGACTATTTAAAGAGAAAACAGAAGTTACtgttaaaaaatttagaaaattcacTTGCTGATGACGAAGAAGTGAACATGTCAGGCTTATCAATATCAAAGTACAATCAAAGATCAAAAACTGAACATAAAAATGGCACAAATGATTTAAAACTAGATGGCAAGAAGTGTTATTTGGAAGAGTTCAGAATTTCTAGCCCTATGCCGTATCCATCtgataaatttgtttatctcttgGAGGATGAAGATTTTTTGGAGAACAG ATACAAACAAAGAGACAAGGAATCTAAAACAATATGCAATGAAAAGTTACACTTGGCCGACAATTATTGGGGAGCATGGTACGAATCAAAAAGTAAAGATAAATTGGAAAGTGATACAGATAGCATAGAAACAAGAAGCTTGCCAGCTAGTACATCTAAAGAATGGCATCCTACCGTACCCAAGCCATTCAGCTTTACCTTACg AGAAGAAGCCGAGAAGTATATGGAACAAGTTGAAACTGAGGATGCACAACGTAAAAGTTTcaggaataataataaaagcccctgcaaaaaacgtcgtataAGACCAGTCCCTCTTACATCTAAAATTCCACTGTACGACAAGTTATTAGCAGAGAAAGAAGAACG GAGTCGCATAGTACGCGAGGAAAGTGCCATAAATTTAATGTCCCAAGTACGTCCGTTTCGCCTGGAATGTGACCGCCGAGCTCGACGATGTTTAGTGCGATCCAGCCCAGAAATTCGCAGCAAAAGTGTCAACGTGTATACAAAGTTTAAAGCTAAACCGGTGCCAAAGAATCTGTTCAGTACCGAGATATATGATCGTATGCTCGAAGATGAATATTACAG GCACCTGCAAAAACGAGTAAGGGCGGCAGAATTAATGAAATCCTCCTGTTTGCCGCCATCGATGGCAAGACGGGAACGCGTTAAATCCGCGTGCACGCGTCTGCGAGATACAAACAAGAGTTGCAACGAGAATCTTGGCAGCAGAAGCTCCCTCCAATTATCAAACGTTACATCACCATCGATGGAAAGATGTAGATCAGCAATGTCGTTACTACCAGCGCGGGGGAATAACTTAGCAGCAATATTAAGATGCCAAGTGTCACG AGAAAAATTAGAACGcgagataaaagaaaaaatggagGAGAAACGACGGGAACAGGCTATAAGGATGAGAGAATCATTTATTGGACGAAACCCTGTGTGGAGAGCTTTGAGGTCCGCGGCAAG GCACGATCATCAAAGAGATCTTAACATTCGAACATCGCTGCGTCGCGACGAAGCTCGTGAGCAGTCGGAACGTCACCGGTTACAGATGGAGATGATGCTGGATCGCGTGACTCAAATACCAACTCTTTTCGAGCGTCACTCTCAG ACTTACCAAACGCTGATCGAACCACAACAAAAGGACAGTTCAAAGTTGCTGCAacgaaaaaagaagaggaaacaaAGACAAAAGTCGCGCAGCATAGATTGCTACGCCGACTACGAGAATATTTGCAGACCAGATTCTGGGTCGGTGACCAGTTCCTCTGGAACGTTACTATCAGTAAGCCAATCGTCGAAGTCATCGGAGGCGTCCACGTCGCATGTCTCTGACAAATCAACAGCGAAGTCTCAGTGTTCCTTTTCCAAGAAGAAAGGCGATCGTGGCCAGTTAAAAGTTTCTATAAACGAAACGGCAGAACTGATCGACGACGAGAAGGACGACCTACACAGCGAGCAACGTTACTCTAACGGAAAGGACGGAAATACAGTGCACAGTGACAAACACATTGACAATATGAACTCTAGTCGATGCTGA
- the LOC116423957 gene encoding transmembrane protease serine 9: MTRVLLPAVVIFILQTCLAQDRCRTPEDRSGVCINVRSCPRVLALLQQKPLNPDAINYIRSFQCGLENKDPKVCCEQQVPTTTAAPNPQSSVPDPPDVSNHRNLRLINADNCGPATIPKIIGGNKTGVFDFPWMVLLAYDVGRQAPRFGCGGTLINERYVLTAAHCVTRLSSNSRLISVRVGEHDLGTERDCDKDENGQEIVCADRHQDFGLENVIPHPGYSPALGRDDIALLRLDGAADFRRNNVRPICLPIESAATLNRKKVVVTGWGTTETSLPSETLLQVKLSLVSNEHCAAAYRAIKIWYKQMCAGGKKGKDSCTGDSGGPLQTQVLYKDTTKFVQYGIVSFGHSRGCGTEGAAGVYTSIVYYMDWILDNIRPSSRVKSQATSRQDPCRTPESRNGICINVRTCPRVVALLQQRPLTPDTINYIRSLQCGFDNTTPKVCCEQQDAPTPVTNPPTPVTDAPTIVPDPPDVSNHPNLRMINADNCGPATIPKIIGGNKTGVFDFPWMALLAYNTGGPNPAFKCAGTLINKRYVLTAAHCVTRLPTNFKLIGVRIGEHDLDTERDCDKDENGLELVCAERYQDFGLESAIFHPDYVPKSARNDIALLRLNGDADFRPNNVRPVCLPIESAATLNQKKVVVTGWGTTETALPSQTLLQVKLSLVSNKECAEAYKAITEIWYKQICAGGKRGKDSCTGDSGGPLQTQVLYKETTKFVQYGIVSFGLRGCAIEGVPGAYTNIVYYMDWILDNIRP, translated from the exons ATGACTCGTGTCCTTCTTCCTGCGGTCGTTATTTTCATTCTGCAGACATGCCTCGCGC AGGATCGGTGCAGAACTCCAGAGGACAGAAGCGGTGTCTGCATCAACGTACGCTCCTGTCCCCGCGTTCTCGCGCTTCTACAACAAAAACCATTGAACCCAGACGCCATTAACTACATACGAAGTTTTCAATGCGGCTTGGAGAACAAAGACCCGAAAGTTTGCTGCGAACAGCAG GTCCCTACGACGACCGCAGCGCCTAATCCGCAGTCCTCGGTGCCTGATCCGCCGGATGTTAGCAACCATCGGAACCTGCGACTGATAAATGCCGACAACTGCGGCCCGGCGACCATACCGAAGATCATTGGTGGGAACAAGACTGGCGTGTTCGACTTTCCGTGGATGGTGTTGCTGGCTTACGACGTCGGCAGGCAAGCTCCACGATTCGGCTGCGGAGGGACGCTGATTAACGAACGATACGTATTAACCGCTGCCCATTGTGTGACCAGGCTGAGTAGCA ACAGCAGACTGATCAGCGTACGGGTAGGAGAGCACGATCTGGGCACGGAACGCGACTGCGACAAGGATGAGAACGGCCAGGAGATAGTCTGCGCAGACAGGCACCAGGACTTCGGCCTGGAAAACGTGATTCCTCATCCAGGCTACAGCCCTGCGCTAGGGCGAGACGACATCGCCCTCCTGAGGTTGGACGGGGCCGCCGATTTCCGGAGGAACAACGTGCGACCGATTTGCCTGCCGATCGAGTCCGCCGCTACCTTGAATCGGAAAAAA GTAGTGGTGACCGGTTGGGGCACGACGGAAACCTCCTTGCCCAGCGAGACCCTGCTGCAAGTGAAATTATCGCTAGTCAGCAACGAGCACTGCGCAGCGGCGTACAGGGCGATAAAGATCTGGTACAAACAGATGTGCGCCGGCGGCAAGAAGGGCAAAGACTCTTGCACCGGGGACAGCGGTGGACCGCTCCAGACTCAGGTACTGTACAAAGACACCACGAAGTTCGTTCAGTACGGAATCGTTAGCTTCGGGCACAGCAGGGGCTGCGGCACCGAAGGAGCCGCCGGTGTTTACACCAGTATCGTGTATTACATGGACTGGATCTTGGACAATATCAGACC CAGCTCGCGAGTTAAAAGTCAAGCGACTAGTAGAC AGGATCCGTGCAGAACTCCAGAGAGCAGAAACGGTATTTGCATCAATGTACGCACCTGTCCCCGCGTTGTCGCGCTTCTGCAGCAAAGACCGTTGACCCCGGACACCATCAACTACATACGGAGTCTGCAATGCGGCTTCGACAACACGACTCCGAAAGTTTGTTGCGAACAGCAG GACGCCCCGACGCCAGTGACTAATCCGCCGACCCCGGTGACCGACGCGCCGACCATTGTACCTGACCCGCCGGATGTTAGCAACCATCCGAACTTGCGGATGATAAATGCCGACAACTGCGGCCCGGCGACCATACCGAAGATCATTGGTGGGAACAAGACCGGCGTGTTCGACTTTCCTTGGATGGCGTTGCTGGCTTACAACACTGGCGGTCCAAATCCGGCGTTCAAGTGCGCAGGGACGCTGATAAACAAACGATACGTGTTAACCGCTGCCCACTGTGTGACCAGGCTGCCTACCA ACTTCAAGCTGATCGGCGTACGGATAGGAGAGCACGATTTGGACACGGAGCGCGACTGCGACAAGGACGAGAACGGCCTGGAGTTGGTCTGCGCGGAGAGGTACCAGGACTTCGGTCTGGAGAGCGCGATTTTCCATCCAGACTACGTGCCGAAGTCGGCGCGAAACGACATCGCCCTCTTGAGGTTGAACGGGGACGCCGATTTCAGGCCAAACAACGTGCGACCGGTTTGCTTGCCGATCGAGTCCGCCGCTACCTTGAATCAGAAAAAA GTAGTGGTGACCGGTTGGGGCACGACGGAAACAGCTTTACCTAGTCAGACCCTGCTACAAGTGAAACTGTCGTTAGTTAGCAATAAGGAATGCGCGGAGGCTTACAAGGCTATAACGGAGATCTGGTATAAACAGATCTGCGCCGGCGGCAAGAGGGGCAAAGACTCTTGCACCGGGGACAGCGGTGGACCGCTCCAGACTCAGGTACTGTACAAAGAGACCACGAAGTTCGTTCAGTACGGAATCGTTAGCTTCGGGCTCAGGGGCTGCGCCATAGAAGGAGTGCCCGGCGCTTACACCAATATCGTGTATTACATGGACTGGATCTTGGACAATATTAGACCGTGA
- the LOC116423968 gene encoding CLIP domain-containing serine protease HP8-like yields the protein MAKLLVLSAVLQALLLYPANAQNAGSSCTTPNGAPGTCIGIRQCVPLLNILQMRPLPSEAINFLRQSQCGFAGSNPEVCCPNQGPDVSTPSRGDGTQVPDGSGNQTPTGNEGNENVQYDLSNNPLLPADCGKDLSQRIVGGDRTDIDEFPWMALLEYSNPTSRRTACGGVLISKRYVLTAAHCVSSGDLPNNWRLENVRLGEYDTSTSTDCIWDGDVMTVCADDPITVSVEEQIAHESYRPRSKERKFDIALLRLSRDVLFTDYVKPICLPTTAEIGPKLHAAGWGKTENTSSSNIKLKVSLPLSDREACQVNYGNAGIVLSPNQFCAGGERGKDTCQGDSGGPLMYRKRNRSGNAKWSVVGVVSFGPSPCGTPGWAAVYTKVIDFMPWILSKMRP from the exons ATGGCCAAGTTACTCGTCCTAAGCGCTGTTCTCCAGGCCTTGCTACTCTATCCTGCCAACGCGC AGAACGCAGGATCGAGCTGCACGACGCCGAACGGCGCACCTGGCACGTGCATCGGGATAAGGCAGTGCGTGCCGCTGTTGAATATACTTCAGATGCGTCCCCTTCCGTCTGAGGCGATCAACTTCCTGAGGCAGTCGCAGTGCGGCTTCGCGGGATCGAATCCTGAGGTCTGCTGCCCAAATCAAGGGCCGGACGTCAGCACGCCCTCCAGAGGCGACGGGACTCAAGTCCCGGACGGCTCGGGGAACCAGACTCCCACCGGGAACGAGGGCAATGAGAACGTACAGTACGACCTGTCCAATAATCCTTTGCTGCCTGCCGACTGCGGCAAGGATCTGTCGCAGAGGATCGTCGGTGGAGACCGCACCGACATAGACGAGTTCCCGTGGATGGCGCTCTTGGAGTACTCGAATC CGACCAGCAGGCGAACAGCCTGCGGCGGAGTGCTGATCAGCAAGCGTTACGTGCTGACCGCAGCCCACTGCGTCTCGAGCGGCGATCTGCCGAACAATTGGCGGCTGGAGAACGTGCGCCTAGGGGAGTACGACACCAGCACGTCGACCGACTGCATCTGGGACGGAGACGTGATGACGGTCTGCGCGGACGACCCGATCACGGTCTCCGTCGAGGAGCAGATCGCCCACGAGAGCTACCGGCCGCGATCGAAGGAGCGGAAGTTCGACATCGCGCTGCTGAGGCTGTCGCGCGACGTCCTGTTCACCGACTACGTGAAGCCGATCTGCCTGCCGACGACCGCGGAGATCGGGCCGAAGCTGCACGCCGCCGGCTGGGGCAAAACGGAGAACACGTCGTCCTCGAACATCAAGCTGAAGGTCTCGCTGCCGCTCAGCGACAGGGAGGCGTGCCAGGTGAACTACGGCAACGCGGGTATAGTCCTGAGCCCGAATCAATTCTGCGCCGGCGGCGAGAGGGGCAAGGACACCTGCCAAGGGGACTCCGGCGGCCCCCTGATGTACCGGAAGAGGAACCGAAGCGGGAACGCGAAATGGTCCGTGGTCGGCGTCGTCTCCTTCGGGCCGAGCCCGTGCGGCACGCCCGGCTGGGCCGCCGTTTACACGAAAGTGATCGACTTCATGCCCTGGATACTCAGCAAGATGAGACCGTAA
- the LOC116423973 gene encoding uncharacterized protein LOC116423973: protein MTVEYSCTSSSSTLSDQSSIRENKSKNCHKSCYYICLGTLAHTVHTQIQRRYRKNDDLYLTGSKYVEDIYKWVYRCKYRELLVNDFFKSFIASVVLFALGAKLASELAAWKIS from the exons ATGACCGTGGAGTATAGTTGTACATCATCATCATCTACGTTATCAGATCAATCATCTATTAGGGAAAACAAATCTAAGAAT TGCCACAAATCTTGTTACTATATTTGTCTGGGAACTTTGGCACATACGGTACATACGCAAATTCAGAGGAGGTATAGAAAGAACGATGACTTATATTTAACTGGTTCAAAATATGTGGAAGACATCTATAAATGGGTGTACCGATGCAAGTACAGAGAATTGCTTGTAAATGACTTCTTCAAGTCGTTTATTGCTTCGGTAGTCTTATTTGCATTAGGTGCTAAATTAGCCAGTGAGTTAGCAGCATGGAAAATCTCTTGA
- the LOC116423970 gene encoding splicing regulator SDE2, whose translation MINVQISTASGIKQILTIDGSLKFHELHNRIEDLINFPREHFYIVHNGKLANDDDTCYDGCVSIFPRLLGGKGGFGSMLRAIGAQIEKTTNREACRDLSGRRLRDINEEKRLKAWIEKQGKREEEAAERKKKKLERLCTEPKHEFKDQTYDRERSALTERVGSAVEEGFKAVGVSGVKRKEDEELESVKKKRKTLLDIDIDSDELDSSDESDNDEATNSKPNQNEQISNDSGHSSDESGSSNGNTNGTEGNSSETSSDHQVSDKILNNITALNTDTITVDSNESSNSNPIKSEGENLKECT comes from the exons atgataaatgtacAAATAAGTACAGCATCTGGTATAAAACAGATTCTTACTATTGATGGATCACTTAAATTTCATGAACTCCATAATCGAATCGAAGATTTGATA AATTTTCCAAGGGAACACTTTTATATCGTGCATAATGGAAAACTTGCGAATGATGATGATACATGCTACGATGGATGCGTTTCCATTTTTCCACGATTGTTGGGAGGCAAAGGAGGTTTCGGATCCATGTTACGCGCGATCGGTGCACAAATTGAGAAAACTACGAATCGCGAAGCTTGCAGGGACTTAAGTGGACGTAGACTTCGTGACATCAATGAAGAGAAACGATTAAAAGCTTGGATCGAAAAACAAGGCAAACGAGAAGAGGAAGCTGCAGAACGTAAGAAGAAGAAGCTAGAAAGACTTTGTACCGAACCAAAGCATGAATTCAAAGATCAGACCTATGACCGTGAAAGATCAGCTTTAACAGAAAGGGTCGGTAGTGCTGTTGAAGAAGGATTTAAAGCTGTAGGTGTGTCTGGagtaaaaagaaaggaagatgaAGAACTTGAAtcagttaaaaagaaaagaaaaacattattagatattgatattgattcaGATGAATTAGATAGTTCTGATGAAAGTGACAATGATGAAGCAACAAATTCAAAACCAAatcaaaatgaacaaatatccAATGATAGTGGACATTCTAGCGACGAGAGTGGGAGCAGTAATGGGAACACAAATGGGACAGAAGGGAACTCTTCAGAAACTTCCTCTGACCATCAAGTCAGtgataaaatcttaaataaTATAACAGCATTAAATACAGATACCATTACAGTAGATTCCAATGAATCTTCTAACTCGAATCCAATCAAATCCGAAGGTGAAAATCTTAAAGAATGTACATGA
- the Sgf11 gene encoding SAGA associated factor 11kDa — protein MSVTEERIQELNKRFLDFMGKNENVESATKEIYEDLLDEVLMGFVFDVHRTTKTGSSDVEEGIPDDESYAIVDSPGLDVFGQHPVKKSQECNCPNCDRGVAACRFATHLEKCMGMGRNSSRIASRRIANNSKDLSNFSGVISDDDDDVDWSLNNDKRKRRKDRNGIKRTKQQKNNQRNGDSMNEHVHSSNENSPSNYENMSLEDKRILLTQICGVISEHTKKLCTRSMRCPQHTEDQRKEMRANLESGNNTQTGQDNLHVDVDTYEESDGQNLREALARWDREGSSHSSPADSTSTTSTSSVSRKRETKTKGKGKGSKRDRGSPISQGD, from the exons ATGTCCGTAACCGAGGAGAGAATACAGGAATTAAACAAACGATTCTTGGACTTCATGGGGAAAAACGAGAATGTGGAGTCGGCCACGAAAGAAATTTACGAGGACCTCCTCGACGAGGTATTGATGGGTTTTGTTTTCGACGTGCATCGCACCACGAAGACTGGCAGCTCGGATGTTGAGGAGGGTATACCTGACGACGAGTCATATGCCATTGTAG ATTCCCCAGGGTTGGACGTGTTTGGACAGCATCCCGTTAAAAAGTCCCAAGAATGCAACTGCCCGAATTGCGACAGAGGAGTCGCGGCTTGCCGTTTCGCGACGCATTTGGAAAAGTGCATGGGTATGGGACGTAACAGCTCGCGAATCGCGTCGAGACGTATCGCGAATAACTCGAAGGATCTTAGTAACTTCAGTGGTGTAATAagtgacgacgacgacgacgtcgattGGAGTTTAAACAATGACAAACGCAAACGCAGGAAAGATCGTAATGGCATTAAGAGAACGAAGCAGCAGAAGAATAATCAGAGAAACGGGGATAGCATGAATGAGCATGTCCATAGTAGCAATGAGAATTCTCCGTCGAATTACGAGAATATGTCTTTGGAGGATAAGAGGATTCTGTTGACTCAGATTTGTGGAGTGATATCGGAACACACTAAGAAGCTATGCACAAGGTCTATGCGTTGTCCGCAACATACGGAGGATCAGAGGAAAGAGATGAGGGCAAACTTGGAATCTGGGAATAATACTCAAACTGGTCAGGATAATCTTCATGTGGATGTTGATACTTATGAGGAAAGTGATGGACAAAATTTAAGAGAAGCTTTGGCTCGTTGGGATCGAGAAGGCTCGAGCCATTCGAGTCCAGCTGACTCTACATCTACTACGTCTACATCTTCGGTCAGTAGAAAACGAGAGACAAAGACAAAAGGCAAGGGCAAGGGGTCTAAACGCGACCGTGGGTCCCCCATCTCGCAAGGCGACTAA